AGCTCTTCTAAAGCAATAGTTAATTGGTCAATGGCTTTTTTTGAATTGGAGTTGCTGCTTTGTTTCCATTGGACAAGTTTGTGCCGACATAATTTAATCTTTTTAGCCACTATATACATAGCTGAACCAACAAAAGAGGTCTTCCAAACATCTGCTATTAAGTGTCTAACTTCCTCCAAATCACACCACCGATCTTGAAATTTAAATCTACGTTTTGATCTCTCAGTCTGAGGATGGGAGTCCAGTAGTAAGGGAGCATGATCTGAGCCCGTTTTCGAGAGTCGAAGCACCATTGGGTTGGTATATAGCTGCATCCATTCCTCTGATGCTAGGAATCTATCTAATCTCTCCTGAATTAGCTCCTCCCCCCTCCTCCGATTACTCCAAGTGTACCTTCTACCAACCATTCCAAGATCTACCAGCATATTTTCCCCAATAAAACAGTTAAAATTTGTAATAGATGTTGGGGATTTTTCACCTCCTCCCTCCTTTTCATTAGGACTGGTTATTGCATTGAAGTCCCCAGCAACGACAACTCTCTCACGATGTTGTTGGATCATTGCCGAAATAGTGTTGTATTGTACGCTCCTAAGCTGATCATTGTGGCTCAAATGCACACCAACGAA
This region of Arachis hypogaea cultivar Tifrunner chromosome 8, arahy.Tifrunner.gnm2.J5K5, whole genome shotgun sequence genomic DNA includes:
- the LOC140174643 gene encoding uncharacterized protein, which produces MIQQHRERVVVAGDFNAITSPNEKEGGGEKSPTSITNFNCFIGENMLVDLGMVGRRYTWSNRRRGEELIQERLDRFLASEEWMQLYTNPMVLRLSKTGSDHAPLLLDSHPQTERSKRRFKFQDRWCDLEEVRHLIADVWKTSFVGSAMYIVAKKIKLCRHKLVQWKQSSNSNSKKAIDQLTIALEELRAGGVQGASTHQGIANIAEEYFRGIFTSSNQADPEPYFEDFEPKVTAHMNRRLQRPVSIEEVKRATFSVHPQSVPGDDGMTARFFQRHWDIVGADIL